The Epinephelus moara isolate mb chromosome 11, YSFRI_EMoa_1.0, whole genome shotgun sequence sequence TAGCCCATATGTCACAGCATGTGCAATTAAAAAGGACAAATTGAAATTGTTTTCCCCTTTTTAAAACTGAGACAAATGCTTCCCTAAactgtgctttgtttttttctctgtacagcaaaaaaaaatggaagattTCTATTATCATGACGATGAAGACTTCAACTTTACTGACGGTTACGATTACAATTACGAGCACAGCATTTGTGACAAGGAGGAAGTGCGCTCTTTTGCCGGTGTCTTCCTCCCGGTCATCTATGCCCTGGTTCTGGTGGTGGGCCTGGCTGGGAATGCCCTGGTAGTGGTGGTCTACACATCAAAGCTGCGACTACGAACCCTGACAGATGTGTGCATCCTTAACCTCGCCATTTCGGACCTGTTGCTTCTCTTCACCCTGCCCTTCTGGGCGGCCGATGCCGTCCATGGCTGGATGCTGGGTTCGGGAGCCTGTAAGCTCACCTCCTTCCTCTACAGTACCAACTTCAGCTGTGGCATGTTGTTGCTGGCGTGTATCAGCGTGGATCGCTACCGCGCTGTAGCCCACAATACAATGGGCAGGACCGGGACAAGTCCCCAGGTGAGGAGACAGTGGCTCctggtgtgtgtggtgttgtgGGCTGTAGCCAGCTTTCTTGGCCTTCCTGAACTCATCTTCTCAACAGTAAAGCACTCCCATCACAGGATAGCCTGTACAGCTATCTACCCGCACAGCATGGCCCGACCAGCAAAGGCTGCCctggagctgctggaggtgATCCTTAGATTCGTGCTACCTTTCTTGGTCATGGTGGTGTGCTACTGTTGGGTTGGGCGGGCGCTGAGCCAAGCAGCCGGGGTGCGGAGGGACCGGAAGTGGCGTGCCCTGCGTGTCCTGCTGGCTGTGGTGGCTGTATTCGTGCTCACCCAGCTGCCCTACAATGTGGTCAAGCTGTGCCGAGCGATGGACATCATCTACATCCTCGTGACTGACTGTGAGGTCAGCAAGGGCCTGGATCGAGCTCTCCAAGTGACAGAGAGCTTGGCGCTGGCCCACGCCTGCATTAACCCCCTACTCTACGCCTTCATTGGATCATCCTTCAGGGGACATGTCCTCAAGGTTGTCAAGCGCCTTGGACAGCGACTTGGGAGACACCCAGCACCTGTCAACCAGGAGCCGGCAGTGGAGATTGCACTCAATGCACGCACTCAAACGCAATCCCAGTCGGGTTCAGAAGACCAAGACACCAGCACCTTTACTATTTAAGACTCAAACATGCTATCTATTTTCCTGTAAGCACCTAAACAAgattgtatgtatatatatttacacatcGTTGCTCTCATATAAACATCAATAACCATATATATTAATGCTTAGTGTAATAAGTATATATGTACAGTGAGTTTATAAGCGCTAATGAAGCAAAGTATTTTGTATAAATTATGTATTTTCCTAAATAAAAGAAAGATTTTCAGTGACATGCCTCTACCAACATCTGTTGCAACTAAATCTTCACCATAAATCCAATGCAACCTTACAGTCTGCGCTGCCTTCCATGAGATCATCTGCATCTCATTTTACTACATCCCGTGGCTCTGGGTTGGGATGAGGGGTGGCTTGATTGCACAGTGGGTGACCCATTGAGTCGAAAAACATTTGGCAAACAAAGAGAACAGCAAACAGCAGGAAGGACCCCCTCAGGTCATAAAACTAGAAACAAAGCGGCATGTTCCTTGGAGGAACTGTAAGCCTGACTGACGTTTTTATACtctcatctttattttatttcaataatATGAGCTTGAAAGAGCAAATGGATTGCAGTGGAGCGCAATGTTATTACTTAACATTTTAGTGATATATAAATGCTCTCTGCAGACTGCTAAAAACTGTGactttaatctttttttcctttgaaaTTACTCAGTGCCATCATATAATGTTACGCTCAAGCTAACCCTAATGCATGGGATGGCCACAGTCCAAGAGTTACAGTGCTCTACTCAAGCCTGTTTACACCACTGCAGCTATGACAGAGAGAGGTCAGCTTAAATTGGCAAAGCCCACTGACCACATCCACCACAGATAGTTCATTAAGATCTTTAGAGTTAAAATGGTTCCAGTCTTAACAATTCTTTCCATCTACAATTCCTGTTAGTCACCCTCTTTCCACTGTAATGACTTGGATGCGTGGGAGAAGGACTCATTGAAACTAGGTGTGTTTACTTGGAGATTACTGAAACTGTAGCCTTAACAGTCAgtaagtcacacaaaaacaatctagactgataaacagcactacaggtgagaggaaaaatagttatttttaatttttgggccGCACTGCCCCTTAACACCTAATCATATGATTCTTCAACCTAACAAGCTTAACTTGACCTGAGGGAAACCAAAATCATAAAGACTTGTGTGGCAATTCAGTTTCACTAGCAACTACTAATAATGTTAAACACGTGTGCATCATCTGtgcttgtgtgagtgtgtatgcaAATACGAACGCCTATGGCTAAGAGATAAAAGATTGCAGGTCTGGGAACAATTTTAGTACATTGTCGTGCCCTTGGGACAGTCTTATATAGCTTCCACACCACAGAGCTGCCCTAGCAACATCAGCAACAACAGCACAGACCCTCCCATCTAGCTACTTGGAGTTTGCCCCAGACGACGCAAGAGAAAGCAAAGAAGGAAACTGCGTCACTCTGTAGTGTACTTGGATTACAGGCAACATTCTGCATGTAAGCGGATAGGGCCTTGTTTCCAGTAAGTTAAATTTACGGTGGGGTTATTCCATgacaagccaaaaaaaaaaaacccttctaCAACATAATGCGGGAACAGCCATGTAATTACTATAATGAAATACAACTTAAAAGCCAGAGATGGTAAGTCTCCTCTACGGGAAaagatactgtacatataaCCAATCCTCCTTAAGGGTAAATGTTTTGAACCTAGTCCACTCAAACCTATCCCTGGAGCGACTCGCTTCTTATCCTCTGATAGCAGATCCCCAGAAATGGCTGTTTCATTTGGAAGGTAATTTTCCAAGTCTGGCAGATGGACTCTGTTTCTACATATGATTTATGGTTAAATGAAATTACATCTGGAGAGACTGAGATTCTATAAAGAGGAGAGAGGTGTTGTGTTGTGCTGAAATTCTTCAGGGTGAAGGCTAttgtaataatatttttttagatGAAGCACCTTGCTGTGTATACTTTCCCTTTTCTGTATACTTAatttttactactactactttataCTAATCACTCTGACTGTGGCCACTGTTACATATGATGTGCTATgcctgttggctttgtttttcctATGGTTTTCTATGCTctaaaaaagcaataaatatatatatctcaaaaaatgttttgaaggcTGCCGAGAGCTTTGGACAGCATGTTGGGAAACACCAGCAATGTCATTTGATACTTGAAAAATTGAGGACCACAGTAAAACATCATCCTTCAACTTAATTTCAATTAACACCCCATCTAGTTTTACTTCTCTTTTTGCTGTAAATTCTATTGAGAGTGCCTGGACACTGCAGAGGCACAAATCCCTCCAATTTCCTCTCTTGAATAATGCGGTTTGCCACAGGTCACAGCAAGTATGAAACGAACACATCAGCATTCTTTCCTAACAGAGAGATATACTGTATTCAAGCTGGCAGACGACAGTCTCACAACCCAAGGAGATTTTTTTCTACTGATAGAAATTTCACTTCCAAGGAAAAGAGAAATGGAAACTATGGACCTACGTGACAGGCTGTGCGCTTCATGAAGACCATcatttgaaagtgaaaattcTGCTCAATTTTGGTAAACCATCACGTTTTCCGTTTTCAGTGACGAGAGGGAATTCCATGCAGATTTGAGAAAACGACAAAAACAACAGGCCACTGTTTTCCTTTAAACTGGGAGTCAAAACCTCAGACCACATCTGTATCAGAGGAAACATCTGGAATATCTTTCAGTTCATGGTGATTTAGGAGGTGCAAGATAAACATCTCAAAACACTAATACGAGTCTTAGATATTTAAGTGATAACCATCACTTAAATCTAAAGAATTAAGGCTTAGTTGTCTGCTATGACGGCGGTGCAGAGGACTTTTTACGTCAACTTAACATTGTTTAGTAATTTTAACAGGATATTATAATCCAAACTCATTTATAGAGCCGATCAGAGGACACAGATAGAATAACCTGGGCTATAAACCAGAAGAATACTGACTCACACATGAGTCACAGATAAGTCTGAGTCATCAACACGTACAATGCGTGCGTAAAGTCACATCAGTAGGATCAACAGTGAAAGAAAgccatttatttttacttaaaatgaaaatgattcaTCGATCAGAGGTAAAATGTCAAttgataaacacacactgactgtgttgAGGCTTGAATGTGTGACCTTTTACCAGTCCAACCTATTGGCCAACCAGAGCAGCTCTGAAACATA is a genomic window containing:
- the ackr4b gene encoding atypical chemokine receptor 4b → MEDFYYHDDEDFNFTDGYDYNYEHSICDKEEVRSFAGVFLPVIYALVLVVGLAGNALVVVVYTSKLRLRTLTDVCILNLAISDLLLLFTLPFWAADAVHGWMLGSGACKLTSFLYSTNFSCGMLLLACISVDRYRAVAHNTMGRTGTSPQVRRQWLLVCVVLWAVASFLGLPELIFSTVKHSHHRIACTAIYPHSMARPAKAALELLEVILRFVLPFLVMVVCYCWVGRALSQAAGVRRDRKWRALRVLLAVVAVFVLTQLPYNVVKLCRAMDIIYILVTDCEVSKGLDRALQVTESLALAHACINPLLYAFIGSSFRGHVLKVVKRLGQRLGRHPAPVNQEPAVEIALNARTQTQSQSGSEDQDTSTFTI